In Candidatus Devosia phytovorans, the DNA window GCGCCCGAATGCCGTTGCCATGGGCGGAGGCAGCGTTGTGGCCAGCATCTGGGCCACGGCCGGCTCCCCGGTTGCTGACGGGGGCTCGGCCAGGTCCGGACGCGCGATGACCAGCGTGCCGTTGGAGAACATGGCGGCGAGGCCGGCGTAGTCGCGCTGATCAAGCGTCTCGATAAACTCATGCTGCAGGTTGGTGATTTCGGCATAGCTTCCGTCATCGGCGTGAGCGACCGAGACAATGACCGACATCGCCACGATAATGGCCATGGCCCAGCGGACAGGCGGCGTGTTTGCAGGGATTTCGACGCTGCGTTCATTTCGATACTCCCAGGTTTGGTGATGACGACAAGCTTAGGAACGTGACGATCCGGCAGCCGCTGGCGTCAAAGCCAAGGTGCTCCGCGATCTGACGTCCAGGGATTTTGATCCGGGGAGGCGGACCCGGCCTTCGGTTATGAGTGCTTGATCAACGCGCGATCGAGCATGCTGCGACCGGCGTCGACAATGGCCTGCCTGGGGTCGCGAGGCGTCCAGCCGAGAAGGTGACGTGCTTTTTCGTTGGAGGTTTTCTTCGCATAGCCAAGATCGGGGACAATCGCGCGCATCTGGGGATTGAAGAGCCCCATCAGGCGCAGCACAAAATCAGGAATGGTCCTTGTGGGCACCCGCGTGGCGTCGGTACCAAGCTCTTGCCGCAGGATGGCAGCAACCGCCTTCATGGCTAGGGCCGGGCCATTGGACAGCAGAAGGCGCTCGCCGGCCGCTTCGGGATGGAGCATCGCGGCAATGTGGGCAGCCGCGACGTCGCGGACATCGACAATCGGGAAATAGATATTCGGCATGGCCGGCATTGCGCCCGACAGCAGGCGCTCGATCACATGGTTGGCGCCGGAAATGTCCTTGCCCATCACGGGGCCCATCACGGCAACAGGCAGCATGGTTGTGAGTTCGGTGTCGCCGCCTTCCCGCGCAATGAAGTCCCAGGCGGCACGCTCGGCCAGGGTCTTGCTCCGGCCATAGGCATCGACACCGGGGCCATCGAGCACGCTCCAGTCAGCCTCGGTGAAGACATGATCGCCATGCGGATGCCCCCAACTCACGGCATGAAAGGCCGATGTCAGAACCACTCGCCTGACCCTGGCGTCCCGTGCTGCGCGCAGAACCCGAAGGGCGCCTTCGCGCGCCGGCCTGATGACATCATCCTCGTTCTCGACATGCCCGGCATGAACTGGCGAGGCGACATGCAGGACGAAGTCGACGCCGCTGACGGCCTCTGGCCAACCAGCATCCTGCATCAGATCTGCAGCGACAAAGCTCAGCTCGTCGAGATTGGCGGCCCCGGCGTCCACGAGAACCTGCCGCACCGCACCTTCCCTGGCGAGCGAACGCAGCGTCGCGCGGACAACGTAGTCCTTCTCAAGCAATTGAACGATGAGGTGGCCGGCAATGAAGCCCGAGCCTCCGGTGACGAGTACGACTTGTTTGGACATGATAGCGACCTTGGTAAGTTATGCCTGGTTGGCGCCATGTTGGCGGCGCCACTGCTGCGGCGTTGTGTTTTCCCAGTTGCGGTAGGCCCGGACGAAGGAATTGGGTTCGACAAAGCCGATCATCATGGCAATGGCCACGGGGTCGAGTTGCGTATTGGCCAGCAGGCGATTGGCAATCACATGCCGCGCGCCAGCCAGCTCCGCCTGGAAGCTTGTCCTGGTTTCGCCCAGGCGGCGTTGCAGCGTCCGGATGCTGAGGTTGAGGCGCCGGGAAACCGCAGAAACTGTGGTTTCGCGCCCTTCGCTCAGCTGGCGGGCAATAGCTGTCCGAACCTCGAGCGCCAGGGCCGCATGGCCGTCACGGGCATCCAGCTGTCCCTCCATCGCCTGCAGCACATCGGCGAATGTGCCGGAATTTGCCGTCACAAACGGAACATCGAGTGTGGAGGTCTCAAACACCATGACGTCGTGTTCCGCGCCAAAGCGGATCTCGCACCCGAAATGTTCGCTCAGGAGCGTATGAAGGGCGGGCCGACGCGCCAGTTCGAGGCGCAGCGGGCGCACCTGGTCACCCGTGCCCCGCAAGGCCAAGGCCGCAAGGGAAGCCATGGTCGTGTCGACCAGCAGGCGTGGAATAGCGTCCATCGCTGCCAGCCAGCGATAGTGGACGGTGGTTTCCGACCCCACGCTCTGGACCTCGACCAATTCAGGACAGGTGAGGCGCTTGTAGCGCGACAGGGTCTTGAGCGCGCCACGGAAATCGGGCGCATGCAGTGCAACGATAGAGGCTATGCCGTAGCCGCGATCAATGCCATGAGCACCAAAGCGCAATCCCGCATCGGGGCTGTCCAGCAGGGTCTCGGCTGCCGACCAGATGCGGAAGAACTCATCGGTGGTCCAGGCATTTGACAGTGCAACGCCGGCAAGGTTGCAGGCGAGGGCCAGAGGAAAATTGGTGCTGCGAAACACCTTGTCGGGCAATGAGAACGTGGTCGGGCTTGTCATGGCCATAGAATAGGTCGCGCGCTGACCATTACAAATCCGATCGCGCCAAAATGCCCACTGGATCGTCAATGGAGCGATGTGGGGGCATCAACCGCATCATGTAAGGTAAGTTTCGGGCTGGCCTCACTGGGGTGGAAAACTGACTGGCCGGTTCCAGGCCAGGATGCGCAGGAACGGGCGCTTGTCCTTTAAAAAGGAGGCCGCGACACCGCCGCCAACGGCTGCGCAGCGCTACAGCCGCGAGATAGCTGATCGCGCGCTGCTGAAGGCATCAGCGCGGGATCAGGTCTTGGCGTCGCATCACCGG includes these proteins:
- a CDS encoding nuclear transport factor 2 family protein → MAIIVAMSVIVSVAHADDGSYAEITNLQHEFIETLDQRDYAGLAAMFSNGTLVIARPDLAEPPSATGEPAVAQMLATTLPPPMATAFGRHIASNLIIEIDEDAGTATARMYTAAYLVVEGRPAHFLGAGRHQHRFVRNDGVWEFAEKVITGDAFFPPQN
- a CDS encoding NAD-dependent epimerase/dehydratase family protein, which translates into the protein MSKQVVLVTGGSGFIAGHLIVQLLEKDYVVRATLRSLAREGAVRQVLVDAGAANLDELSFVAADLMQDAGWPEAVSGVDFVLHVASPVHAGHVENEDDVIRPAREGALRVLRAARDARVRRVVLTSAFHAVSWGHPHGDHVFTEADWSVLDGPGVDAYGRSKTLAERAAWDFIAREGGDTELTTMLPVAVMGPVMGKDISGANHVIERLLSGAMPAMPNIYFPIVDVRDVAAAHIAAMLHPEAAGERLLLSNGPALAMKAVAAILRQELGTDATRVPTRTIPDFVLRLMGLFNPQMRAIVPDLGYAKKTSNEKARHLLGWTPRDPRQAIVDAGRSMLDRALIKHS
- a CDS encoding AraC family transcriptional regulator ligand-binding domain-containing protein, whose protein sequence is MAMTSPTTFSLPDKVFRSTNFPLALACNLAGVALSNAWTTDEFFRIWSAAETLLDSPDAGLRFGAHGIDRGYGIASIVALHAPDFRGALKTLSRYKRLTCPELVEVQSVGSETTVHYRWLAAMDAIPRLLVDTTMASLAALALRGTGDQVRPLRLELARRPALHTLLSEHFGCEIRFGAEHDVMVFETSTLDVPFVTANSGTFADVLQAMEGQLDARDGHAALALEVRTAIARQLSEGRETTVSAVSRRLNLSIRTLQRRLGETRTSFQAELAGARHVIANRLLANTQLDPVAIAMMIGFVEPNSFVRAYRNWENTTPQQWRRQHGANQA